From Catharus ustulatus isolate bCatUst1 chromosome 17, bCatUst1.pri.v2, whole genome shotgun sequence, the proteins below share one genomic window:
- the SLCO4A1 gene encoding solute carrier organic anion transporter family member 4A1 — MAMPQNSTRENGFCFTQPLDFSCASPRPGEAGRPFGALSARDGCSTPLSNGTTSSGAASPCDSCAQPLCTPTPAEEEPPFEEGIKYVSADGEDLACGWGGFTPGCLQLCNTSKGVLFFLCVASFLQGMTVNGFINTVITSIERRFDLRSYQSGLIASSYDIAACVCLTFVSYFGGNGHKPRWLGWGVLVMGLGSLLFALPHFTTGQYEARSAAEVGVCGGNQSVPCSQAASSLSGYRFVFMLGQFLHGMGATPLYTLGVTYLDENVKTNYSPVYIAVFYTAAILGPAAGYLVGGMFLNIYTEIGREIDIAPENTLWVGAWWIGFLGAGAASLLISIPILGYPQRLPGSQRYIVMRVSEAHQLKDGSHQKASDPDFGKTVKDLPRSVLLLLKNPTFIFLCLAGATEATLIAGMSTFGPKFLESQFSLSASEAATFFGYLVVPAGGGGTFLGGFLVNKFKLRCSGIIKLCLFFTVFSLLAIFVFFIHCPNMPMAGVTQMYDGSALPGGQLNLTGACNAQCGCLQETYSPVCGTDGIMYYSPCHAGCKRMYENLKSGKKVYHECSCIDNTLLPGFGEAEAGKCTSSCGKKSLLLIFMFVVILFTFLSSIPALTATLRCVSDRQRSFALGIQWIVVRTLGGIPGPIAFGSMIDKSCLLWQDQCGEQGSCYVYQNSAMSRYTLVAGLVYKVLGTTFFIVACLLYKPPPAESAPGSSDPSENGTSDLQEQKPSLPAEEDI, encoded by the exons ATGGCAATGCCCCAGAACTCCACCAGAGAAAATGGCTTTTGCTTCACTCAGCCCCTCGACTTCTCCTGCGCGTCCCCTCGTCCCGGCGAGGCCGGCCGGCCATTTGGAGCGCTGAGTGCCAGGGATGGCTGCAGCACCCCCCTGAGCAATGGCACCACATCCTCGGGGGCTGCCAGCCCCTGTGActcctgtgcccagcccctctgcacgCCCACCCCGGCCGAGGAGGAGCCGCCGTTCGAAGAAGGGATTAAATACGTGTCTGCTGACGGGGAGGACCTGGCCTGCGGCTGGGGGGGCTTCACCCCcggctgcctgcagctctgcaacaCATCCAAGGGCGTCTTGTTCTTCCTGTGCGTGGCCTCCTTCCTGCAGGGCATGACCGTGAACGGCTTCATCAACACCGTCATCACCTCCATCGAGCGCCGCTTCGACCTGCGCAGCTACCAGAGCGGGCTGATCGCCAGCTCCTACGACATCGCGGCCTGCGTCTGCCTCACCTTCGTCAGCTACTTCGGGGGCAATGGCCACAAACCCcgctggctgggctggggcgtGCTGGTCATGGGCTTGGGCTCGCTGCTCTTCGCCCTGCCACACTTCACCACGGGGCAGTACGAGGCGCGCTCGGCGGCCGAGGTGGGCGTCTGTGGTGGCAACCAGAGCGTGCCCTGCTCGCAGGCCGCCTCCAGCCTCTCTGGGTACAGGTTTGTGTTCATGCTGGGGCAGTTCCTGCACGGCATGGGAGCCACGCCGCTCTACACGCTCGGCGTCACCTACCTGGATGAAAACGTCAAGACCAACTACTCCCCTGTGTACATTG CTGTTTTCTACACTGCTGCAATCCTTGGGCCTGCAGCGGGTTATCTGGTAGGAGGAatgtttctaaatatttataCTGAAATTGGCAGAGA GATCGACATCGCCCCCGAGAACACGCTGTGGGTCGGGGCGTGGTGGATCGGATTcctgggggctggagctgcctccctgctcatctccatccccatcctgggCTACCCCCAGCGCCTCCCAG GATCCCAGCGCTACATCGTTATGAGAGTGTCAGAGGCTCATCAGCTGAAGGATGGCAGCCACCAAAAAGCGTCGGATCCGGACTTTGGGAAAACAGTGAAAGATCTGCCTCG gtcagtgctgctgcttctgaagAACCCCAccttcatcttcctctgctTGGCAGGAGCAACAGAAGCGACCCTGATTGCAGGGATGTCCACCTTTGGACCCAAATTCCTGGAGTCTCAGTTTAGTTTAAGTGCCTCTGAAGCTGCCACCTTTTTTG gttaCCTTGTCGTGCCAGCCGGAGGGGGAGGCACATTCCTGGGAGGATTCCTCGTGAATAAATTCAAACTGCGCTGTTCAGGAATCATcaagttgtgtttgtttttcacagtgTTCAGTCTGCTGGCcatatttgtcttttttatcCACTGCCCTAacatgcccatggcaggagtgacCCAGATGTACGATGGAAG TGCTTTGCCAGGTGGGCAGCTCAACTTGACAGGAGCCTGCAATGCCCAGTGTGGCTGTTTGCAGGAGACCTACAGCCCTGTCTGTGGCACTGATGGCATCATGTACTACTCCCCCTGCCATGCTGGCTGCAAGAGGATGTATGAAAACCTCAAGAGTGGCAAGAAG GTCTACCACGAGTGTAGCTGTATTGACAACACCCTCCTGCCTGGCTTTGGTgaagcagaggcagggaaatgCACCTCCTCCTGCGGTAAAAAGTCCTTGCTCCTGATCTTCATGTTCGTGGTCATCCTCTTCACCTTCCTGAGCAGCATTCCTGCCCTGACTGCCACTCTGAG gtgtgtctctgACAGACAGAGGTCCTTTGCACTCGGGATCCAGTGGATTGTGGTACGAACACTAG GAGGCATCCCTGGCCCCATTGCCTTTGGATCCATGATTGATaaatcctgcctgctctggcaggaccagtgtggagagcagggctcctgcTACGTGTACCAGAACTCAGCCATGAGCCGATACACCCTCGTCGCTGGACTGGTCTACaag gtgcTCGGGACAACCTTCTTCATAGTGGCCTGTCTACTCTACAAGCCCCCACCTGCAGagtcagccccaggcagctcagaTCCATCCGAAAATGGCACCAGTGACCTCCAGGAGCAGAAGCCTTCACTGCCAGCTGAAGAGGATATATAG